Proteins encoded together in one Thermoplasmatales archaeon BRNA1 window:
- a CDS encoding cobalamin 5'-phosphate synthase/cobalamin synthase: MSDADNNNEYEVQEQECCQDSEDFQDSQEQVSEEKPKKSSNPVPIVDAIKGMLSFFTIFKLNVGERESDAMEKNFWLVPIIGFIIGLAAFIVVFIIDYVIGGLFIEAVAAIATVLILSKFLHFDGLADFGDGMVASGDKEKHVRALKDTTIGAGGLGVAFIVTMVSIACYTGIPWGIVGVPFIVLGIEAVVKNAQVVAAAFGEPSDGMAGKQVAETGMNSMILSTILAAVFMAIAVVLGVLYSDFDFGDVGKEMAVMIIVPVLASVLVGFGMAKIANRTFGFVNGDILGATNEIARAVSLLLMLFVLGLIWL; this comes from the coding sequence ATGAGTGATGCCGATAATAACAACGAATACGAAGTCCAGGAGCAGGAATGCTGCCAGGATTCCGAAGACTTCCAGGACTCCCAGGAGCAGGTCTCCGAGGAGAAGCCTAAGAAATCCTCGAATCCCGTTCCTATCGTGGATGCTATCAAGGGAATGCTTTCTTTCTTCACCATTTTCAAGCTGAACGTCGGTGAGAGGGAAAGCGATGCGATGGAGAAGAACTTCTGGCTGGTGCCGATCATCGGATTCATAATCGGTCTGGCGGCGTTCATCGTCGTTTTCATCATCGATTATGTGATCGGCGGCCTTTTCATCGAAGCGGTCGCAGCCATTGCCACGGTGTTGATCCTGTCCAAGTTCCTCCACTTCGACGGACTTGCGGATTTCGGAGACGGAATGGTCGCATCCGGAGACAAAGAGAAGCACGTCCGCGCCCTGAAGGACACCACCATCGGTGCCGGAGGACTCGGCGTCGCATTCATCGTCACCATGGTGTCGATCGCCTGCTACACCGGAATTCCCTGGGGAATTGTCGGCGTTCCGTTCATCGTCCTCGGAATCGAGGCCGTCGTGAAGAATGCGCAGGTTGTCGCCGCAGCCTTCGGAGAACCCAGCGACGGAATGGCAGGGAAGCAGGTCGCAGAGACCGGCATGAACTCCATGATCCTGTCCACCATCCTCGCGGCAGTATTCATGGCAATCGCGGTCGTGCTCGGAGTCCTGTACTCCGATTTCGACTTCGGAGACGTCGGCAAGGAGATGGCGGTCATGATCATCGTGCCCGTCCTCGCATCCGTCCTCGTCGGATTCGGAATGGCGAAGATCGCCAACAGGACCTTCGGGTTCGTCAACGGCGACATCCTCGGTGCGACCAACGAGATCGCCCGTGCGGTCTCGCTGCTCCTCATGCTGTTCGTTCTCGGGCTGATCTGGTTGTGA
- a CDS encoding DNA-(apurinic or apyrimidinic site) lyase/endonuclease III, with protein sequence MSEVYNKGAYPGRNSEGLNPEWPCDPFHVLVATILSQRTKDDNTRKASDALFTKYPTIGAIAEADPADVAVLVRPAGFPNQKAKAIVDCCRILRDEYGGKVPEDTDEMCKLPMVGRKTAACVRSYAMLIPSVCVDTHVHRISNLMGLVHTKTPEETEYALMDLTPRDRWSDINRYIVRHGQECCLPNHPHCERCMVRDQCEYGSSH encoded by the coding sequence ATGTCGGAGGTCTATAACAAGGGAGCGTATCCCGGCAGGAACTCCGAGGGGCTGAATCCCGAATGGCCCTGCGACCCGTTCCACGTCCTCGTCGCAACCATCCTCTCCCAGAGGACCAAGGACGACAACACCAGGAAGGCATCGGACGCCCTCTTCACCAAGTATCCCACCATCGGTGCCATTGCCGAGGCCGATCCCGCGGACGTCGCCGTCCTCGTGCGCCCCGCAGGCTTCCCCAACCAGAAGGCGAAGGCGATCGTGGACTGCTGCAGGATCCTTCGCGACGAGTACGGGGGCAAGGTGCCCGAGGACACCGACGAGATGTGCAAGCTCCCGATGGTCGGCAGGAAGACCGCCGCCTGCGTGAGGAGTTACGCGATGCTCATCCCATCGGTCTGCGTCGACACACACGTACACAGGATCTCCAACCTCATGGGACTGGTGCACACCAAGACCCCGGAGGAGACCGAGTACGCACTCATGGACCTCACCCCGAGGGACAGGTGGAGCGACATCAACCGCTACATCGTCCGCCACGGGCAGGAGTGCTGTCTCCCGAACCATCCCCACTGCGAGCGTTGCATGGTCAGGGACCAGTGCGAGTACGGCTCGTCCCATTGA
- a CDS encoding folylpolyglutamate synthase/dihydrofolate synthase: MKWLYGLQLNGIKLGLTNIRSLLRRMGNPQDSFPCIHVAGSDGKGSTCAIMASVLRAKGLRVGLYTSPHILEFRERITVNGEAISDADLSRIVGGARHFVDDMRESDMSCTFFEVTTAVAFQYFRERQVDVAVVEVGMGGRFDATNVIRPLVSVISNISMEHMEYLGDTIEKIAYEKAGIIKDGVPAVTINSGAALDVVSQAAAERNSPLTVIDAGSIAVTKNSERGVEFTYKGESYFVSIPGRNEAKNAVLALESLRAIGDRFGDLSEALAKGMGEVVWPCRMELTDDDIILDVTHTRAGSDGLVRDISEIYGRTVLVFGILSDKDAPDICENLSKIASKVVVTAPDCPRARPAEETLAIMRRYVPGAQMAPSVGEAIELGLNIRMPGEKLLVTGSFYMVEEALRWKGRTSL; this comes from the coding sequence TTGAAGTGGCTTTACGGTCTGCAGCTCAACGGCATCAAGCTCGGGCTGACCAACATCAGGTCGCTTCTGAGGAGGATGGGCAATCCCCAGGATTCCTTCCCCTGCATACATGTCGCGGGTTCCGACGGCAAGGGGAGCACATGTGCGATCATGGCCTCCGTCCTGAGGGCGAAGGGGTTGAGGGTGGGGCTCTACACCTCCCCACACATACTGGAGTTCAGGGAGCGCATCACGGTCAACGGCGAGGCGATCTCCGATGCGGACCTCTCGAGGATCGTCGGAGGTGCCAGACATTTCGTGGATGACATGAGGGAGAGCGACATGTCGTGCACATTCTTCGAGGTCACCACCGCCGTGGCCTTCCAGTACTTCAGGGAGAGGCAGGTGGATGTGGCGGTCGTCGAGGTGGGCATGGGCGGCAGGTTCGATGCCACCAATGTGATCCGCCCCCTGGTATCGGTGATCTCCAACATCAGCATGGAGCATATGGAGTATCTCGGGGACACCATCGAGAAGATCGCCTACGAGAAGGCGGGAATAATCAAGGACGGCGTGCCCGCGGTCACCATTAACTCAGGTGCCGCCCTGGATGTCGTTTCACAGGCCGCTGCCGAAAGGAACTCCCCGCTCACGGTCATCGACGCGGGAAGCATTGCCGTCACGAAGAACTCCGAGAGGGGAGTGGAATTCACTTACAAAGGGGAGAGCTATTTCGTCTCGATCCCGGGAAGAAACGAGGCCAAAAACGCAGTGCTGGCACTCGAATCCCTGAGAGCAATCGGGGATAGGTTCGGAGACCTCTCCGAGGCATTGGCAAAAGGGATGGGGGAGGTCGTCTGGCCGTGTAGGATGGAGCTTACTGATGACGATATCATCCTCGATGTCACCCACACCCGTGCAGGTTCCGACGGGCTGGTCAGGGATATATCCGAGATCTACGGCAGGACGGTCCTGGTTTTCGGGATCCTGTCCGACAAGGACGCCCCGGATATCTGCGAGAACCTGTCGAAGATAGCATCCAAGGTCGTCGTCACCGCCCCCGACTGCCCCCGTGCGAGGCCGGCGGAGGAGACACTGGCTATTATGAGGAGATATGTGCCAGGTGCACAGATGGCACCATCTGTGGGAGAGGCCATCGAACTTGGATTGAATATCCGTATGCCCGGGGAAAAGCTATTGGTCACCGGGTCGTTCTACATGGTGGAGGAGGCGCTGAGGTGGAAGGGCAGGACATCGTTGTGA
- a CDS encoding Topoisomerase IA, with the protein MKILIITEKANAARRIATILSDGKSHSASAGGVTSLTFASNGDEYNVVSLRGHIMELDYPEKYSDWKAVSPVELVNATQIKTVRVKSILSKISELSAKADEIIIATDYDREGELIGMETVKAAGVDMGKVKRAKFSALTKGEIENAFANLVEPDEKLAQAAEARQIVDLSWGAVLTRLISLSSGQVGKNFMSVGRVQSPTLKLLVDRNEEIENFVPVPYWTIQGRFGMLAFRGTHEAGDIFDREKAEAIYNRTKDVKEATVSSCEKGLKEEYRPPPFDTTMMQVEANKIGIPPSAAMKLAEDLYTGGYISYPRTENTEYPRTLSLKGVLEKLKDSEFAEEAAEILAQDRISPSRGKRRTTDHPPIYPTAGATQAKLKGDKWKLYELIVRRFMATVAPNAVAETTKAVIDVAGEKFVAEGYIQKEKGWKKYYGKYLRAAESRVPEMAVGEKIDVRSITNEESQTKPPYRYNQGSLIQEMDRLQLGTKSTRHDIIGKLFSRNYVQGNYLIPTASGIALTKALEHHGGGITEPEMTAKLEMDMLSIAGGEKSLGDVVEESQNMLRNVAITISNEEEAIGDEIKAALKKQQYVGVCPECGNSMTVKKSKNGNFIGCNGYPECKKAFPLPKGAMVQMTEDTCPECGLALIRVIRRGMPPSTQCIDPKCVSNTAKNDLGPCPTCGKGTIRVMFSKAGRRFAGCSEWPACTQTYPLRPRGTIIPTGNACPECGAPLISVGSLTECINLDCPSRKKHASASKTGTGTASPSADNRIGKVFTVVVADRKKSSKKSSSGTAKKKTVKGSKKSESPLLENSDDE; encoded by the coding sequence ATGAAGATCCTCATCATCACTGAGAAGGCGAACGCAGCCCGCAGGATCGCGACCATCCTCTCCGACGGAAAATCACATTCCGCCTCGGCGGGAGGGGTCACCTCCCTTACCTTCGCCAGCAACGGCGACGAGTACAACGTCGTGTCCCTGAGGGGACACATCATGGAGCTGGACTACCCGGAGAAGTACAGCGACTGGAAGGCGGTCTCCCCGGTAGAGCTCGTCAACGCGACTCAGATCAAAACCGTGAGGGTCAAGAGCATCCTTTCCAAGATCTCCGAGCTTTCCGCCAAGGCGGACGAGATCATCATCGCGACCGACTACGACCGCGAGGGAGAGCTCATCGGGATGGAGACCGTCAAGGCCGCCGGCGTCGATATGGGCAAGGTCAAGAGGGCCAAATTCTCCGCACTCACCAAGGGTGAGATCGAGAACGCCTTCGCCAACCTCGTGGAGCCCGACGAGAAGCTCGCACAGGCCGCGGAGGCAAGGCAGATTGTCGACCTCTCCTGGGGAGCCGTCCTCACCAGGCTGATTTCCCTGTCATCCGGACAGGTCGGCAAGAACTTCATGTCCGTCGGAAGGGTACAGAGCCCCACCCTCAAGCTCCTGGTCGACAGGAACGAGGAGATCGAGAACTTCGTCCCCGTCCCCTATTGGACCATCCAGGGAAGGTTCGGCATGCTCGCCTTCAGAGGGACCCACGAGGCCGGCGACATCTTCGACAGGGAGAAAGCGGAGGCAATCTACAACAGGACCAAGGACGTCAAGGAGGCGACCGTGAGCTCCTGCGAGAAGGGCCTGAAGGAGGAGTACCGCCCGCCGCCGTTCGACACCACCATGATGCAGGTCGAGGCGAACAAGATCGGCATCCCCCCGTCGGCGGCTATGAAACTCGCCGAGGACCTCTACACCGGAGGATACATCTCATACCCCCGTACCGAGAACACCGAGTATCCCCGCACCCTTTCGCTGAAGGGGGTGCTCGAGAAGCTCAAGGACTCCGAGTTCGCCGAGGAGGCTGCGGAGATCCTTGCCCAGGACAGGATATCCCCTTCCAGGGGAAAGAGGAGGACCACGGACCATCCGCCTATCTACCCTACCGCGGGAGCCACCCAGGCCAAGCTCAAGGGGGACAAGTGGAAGCTCTATGAGCTCATCGTCCGCAGGTTCATGGCAACCGTCGCCCCCAACGCCGTCGCGGAGACCACCAAGGCGGTCATCGACGTGGCCGGCGAGAAGTTCGTCGCGGAGGGCTACATCCAGAAGGAAAAGGGCTGGAAGAAGTACTACGGAAAGTACCTCCGTGCCGCCGAGTCCCGCGTGCCCGAGATGGCAGTCGGGGAGAAGATCGACGTCAGGAGCATCACCAACGAGGAGTCCCAGACAAAACCCCCGTACCGCTACAACCAGGGTTCGCTCATCCAGGAGATGGACCGCCTGCAGCTGGGGACCAAGTCAACCAGGCATGACATCATCGGCAAGTTGTTCTCCCGCAACTACGTCCAGGGCAACTACCTGATCCCCACCGCATCCGGGATCGCCCTCACCAAGGCCCTGGAGCACCACGGCGGAGGCATCACCGAGCCCGAGATGACCGCCAAGCTCGAGATGGACATGCTGTCCATCGCAGGAGGGGAGAAGTCCCTCGGAGACGTCGTCGAAGAGTCGCAGAACATGCTCCGCAACGTCGCTATAACCATCAGCAACGAGGAGGAGGCCATCGGAGACGAGATCAAGGCCGCCCTCAAGAAGCAGCAGTATGTCGGCGTCTGCCCCGAGTGCGGCAACAGCATGACCGTCAAGAAATCCAAGAACGGGAACTTCATCGGATGCAACGGATACCCCGAGTGCAAGAAGGCGTTCCCGCTGCCCAAGGGCGCTATGGTCCAGATGACCGAGGACACCTGCCCCGAGTGCGGGCTCGCCCTCATCAGGGTCATCAGGAGGGGGATGCCCCCGTCCACCCAGTGCATCGACCCCAAGTGCGTTTCCAACACGGCCAAGAACGACCTCGGCCCCTGCCCGACCTGCGGCAAGGGAACCATCAGGGTCATGTTCTCCAAGGCCGGAAGGCGCTTCGCGGGTTGCTCCGAGTGGCCCGCCTGCACCCAGACCTATCCGCTCAGGCCTAGGGGAACCATCATCCCCACCGGCAATGCCTGCCCCGAGTGCGGTGCTCCTCTGATCAGCGTGGGATCCCTGACCGAGTGCATCAACCTGGACTGTCCCTCCCGCAAGAAGCACGCGTCCGCGTCCAAGACCGGTACCGGCACGGCTTCCCCGTCGGCGGACAACCGCATCGGAAAGGTGTTCACCGTGGTGGTCGCAGACAGGAAGAAGAGTTCCAAGAAGTCCTCGTCTGGCACTGCTAAGAAGAAAACCGTTAAGGGCTCAAAGAAATCCGAGAGCCCCCTTCTCGAGAACTCGGACGACGAGTGA
- a CDS encoding GTP:adenosylcobinamide-phosphate guanylyltransferase, protein MEALINAGGKGTRMGETGIEKPMQIIGGKHVVERVVKAMQFAETVDRVLVSVSPNTPKTEAFLKDMGVETIRTSGDDFMMDLHQSFESMSGKYVVTCPSDIPLINAQIIDQAVSAFVPEMQSMIVMVDAEVVRGMGIIPSYTRKVNNKEWVLSGLSVMDREATLRGDYLNEECLYTDWHELAVNVNTPDELSVARRLF, encoded by the coding sequence TTGGAAGCCCTCATCAACGCAGGTGGCAAAGGCACCAGGATGGGGGAGACCGGCATCGAGAAGCCGATGCAGATCATCGGCGGCAAACACGTTGTGGAACGCGTGGTCAAGGCCATGCAGTTCGCGGAGACCGTGGACAGAGTCCTGGTCTCCGTGAGCCCAAACACCCCTAAAACCGAGGCTTTCCTCAAGGACATGGGCGTGGAGACCATCAGGACGTCCGGGGACGATTTCATGATGGATCTCCACCAGTCCTTCGAGAGCATGTCCGGCAAGTATGTCGTGACATGTCCCTCGGACATCCCACTTATAAATGCCCAGATCATCGATCAGGCGGTCAGTGCGTTCGTTCCGGAGATGCAGTCGATGATCGTCATGGTGGATGCCGAGGTCGTCAGGGGAATGGGTATCATCCCTTCATACACCAGGAAGGTGAACAACAAGGAGTGGGTGCTCTCCGGGCTGTCCGTGATGGACAGGGAGGCCACCCTGAGGGGCGACTACCTGAACGAGGAGTGCCTCTACACGGATTGGCACGAGCTCGCCGTGAATGTGAACACGCCGGACGAGCTAAGCGTCGCCCGGCGTTTGTTCTGA
- a CDS encoding putative transcriptional regulators containing the CopG/Arc/MetJ DNA-binding domain and a metal-binding domain, whose product MDGVTRIGVSLEPELLAEFDKIIAKKGYVSRSEAIRDLVRDSLAENEWKNEHEHMCGVITMIYDHDTIGLSEKITEIQHASSQNVFTTIHMHLDHDRCMEIVAVEGELAELKKINNDLGSLKGVLRCKLTMASKSNGHLHYIGVRND is encoded by the coding sequence ATGGACGGAGTTACCCGTATTGGAGTCTCGCTGGAACCCGAGCTCCTTGCTGAATTCGACAAGATCATCGCGAAGAAAGGATATGTCTCCAGGTCCGAGGCCATCCGCGACCTCGTGAGGGATTCCCTCGCCGAGAACGAGTGGAAGAACGAGCATGAGCACATGTGCGGCGTGATCACCATGATATACGACCATGACACCATCGGACTCAGCGAGAAGATTACCGAGATCCAGCACGCAAGCTCCCAGAACGTCTTCACCACCATCCACATGCACCTCGACCATGACAGGTGCATGGAGATCGTCGCCGTCGAGGGCGAGCTCGCCGAGCTGAAGAAGATCAACAACGACCTCGGTTCCCTCAAGGGCGTCCTCAGGTGCAAACTCACCATGGCCTCCAAGTCGAACGGCCATCTGCACTACATTGGCGTCAGGAACGACTGA
- a CDS encoding Asparagine synthase (glutamine-hydrolyzing) has protein sequence MSELSDRVADLLDSAVGRLVSGKKVAIAFSGGIDSGLIAGLAMRHASKVTLYTAGTEGSHDIEAAESAAELLGGDLRTIVLDDDTILDSIKCQIDITGTDSPLVLAFETPLYNVLRTCTEDTVLGGQGADEQFAGYQKYVGMKGEQLRDHIVEDLSRLYSETKPHEKKLSDHFSKAIGYPYLDRELSALVRAAPIDEIRPPDADVRKKVLCDAAVALGFGFLAERPKKAAQYGSGTMDSIRRICRDRNTTYNEMVSGMVRSLRQ, from the coding sequence ATGTCGGAACTCTCGGACAGGGTGGCAGACCTATTGGATTCGGCCGTGGGGAGGCTGGTATCCGGCAAGAAGGTCGCCATAGCGTTCTCCGGCGGGATAGATTCCGGGCTCATCGCGGGATTGGCGATGAGACACGCTTCCAAAGTGACCCTGTACACCGCAGGCACCGAGGGGTCCCACGACATCGAAGCCGCAGAATCCGCGGCGGAGCTCCTGGGAGGGGATCTGAGGACCATCGTCCTCGACGACGATACCATCCTCGACTCAATAAAGTGCCAGATAGATATAACGGGTACGGATTCCCCTCTCGTGCTCGCCTTCGAGACCCCTCTGTACAACGTCCTCCGCACATGTACCGAGGATACCGTTCTGGGCGGCCAGGGCGCGGACGAGCAGTTCGCCGGATACCAGAAGTACGTCGGCATGAAGGGGGAGCAGCTCCGCGACCATATCGTGGAGGACCTCAGCAGGCTCTACAGCGAGACCAAACCCCACGAGAAGAAGCTCTCCGACCATTTCTCCAAGGCCATCGGATACCCGTACCTCGACAGGGAGCTCTCCGCGCTCGTCAGGGCCGCACCGATCGATGAGATCCGTCCTCCCGATGCCGATGTGAGGAAGAAGGTGCTGTGCGATGCCGCCGTAGCCCTGGGATTCGGATTCCTGGCGGAGCGTCCCAAGAAGGCCGCGCAGTACGGTTCGGGCACCATGGACTCCATCCGCAGGATCTGCAGGGACAGGAACACCACATACAACGAGATGGTGTCCGGGATGGTACGTTCCCTGAGGCAGTGA